In Nitrosophilus alvini, the following are encoded in one genomic region:
- a CDS encoding 2-oxoacid:ferredoxin oxidoreductase subunit alpha, with amino-acid sequence MAEKMQLNEVEVWDGNMAAAQALRQAQIDVVAAYPITPSTPIVQNYSKFLADGYVDGEFIMVESEHGAMSGCVGAAAAGGRVATATSSQGFALMIEVLYQASGMRLPIVLTVVNRALAAPLNVNGDHSDMYLGRDAGWINLCSYNPQEAYDMTLMAFKIGEDLNVRLPVMVHQDGFLCSHTAQNVRPLQDEEAYGFIGEYKPVNSMLDVANPVTHGVQTEEDWHFEHKARQHNDLMNSVSTIKKVFAEFEKLTGRKYDLLHKYKMDDAEVAIVALGTTVESAEIAADRMREKGVKAGVLGIRVLRPFPFKEIQEALKNVKAIAAMDRSAPGGTFGMLFNEIGAAMLQSGKTPVLLNYIYGLGGRDTTIAHLTDIYEQLDRCAKSGKSEYPLQQFIGLRGPKLSFY; translated from the coding sequence ATGGCTGAAAAGATGCAATTAAACGAAGTGGAGGTTTGGGACGGCAATATGGCTGCTGCTCAGGCTCTTCGCCAGGCACAGATAGATGTAGTTGCAGCATACCCCATAACTCCTTCTACTCCTATCGTTCAAAACTACTCCAAATTTTTGGCCGACGGTTATGTTGACGGCGAATTTATAATGGTGGAGAGCGAACATGGCGCTATGAGTGGTTGTGTTGGTGCAGCTGCAGCCGGAGGAAGAGTTGCTACCGCAACAAGTTCTCAGGGCTTTGCTCTTATGATAGAGGTATTGTATCAAGCTAGCGGTATGAGACTGCCTATAGTTCTTACTGTTGTCAACAGAGCGCTTGCTGCCCCTTTGAACGTTAACGGAGACCATTCCGATATGTATCTTGGACGAGATGCGGGATGGATAAATCTATGTTCTTACAATCCACAGGAAGCTTACGATATGACGCTTATGGCATTTAAAATAGGTGAAGATTTAAATGTCAGACTTCCTGTAATGGTTCATCAAGACGGCTTTTTGTGTTCGCATACGGCTCAAAATGTGAGACCTTTACAAGATGAGGAAGCTTACGGATTTATAGGAGAATATAAACCTGTAAACAGTATGCTAGATGTTGCAAATCCGGTTACTCACGGTGTTCAGACTGAAGAAGACTGGCATTTTGAACATAAAGCGAGACAGCATAACGATCTGATGAATTCAGTAAGTACAATCAAGAAAGTTTTTGCCGAATTTGAAAAGCTTACCGGAAGAAAATATGATCTTCTGCACAAATACAAAATGGATGATGCCGAAGTTGCTATCGTTGCTCTTGGAACTACAGTAGAGAGTGCAGAAATTGCAGCTGACAGGATGAGAGAAAAAGGTGTAAAAGCCGGAGTTTTGGGAATAAGAGTTTTAAGACCATTCCCTTTCAAAGAGATACAAGAAGCTCTGAAAAATGTAAAAGCTATTGCTGCTATGGATAGAAGCGCACCCGGAGGAACGTTCGGAATGCTTTTCAATGAGATTGGTGCAGCGATGCTTCAGTCCGGAAAAACGCCTGTTTTGTTGAACTATATTTACGGTTTGGGTGGAAGAGATACGACTATTGCTCACCTGACTGATATTTACGAGCAGTTGGACAGATGTGCCAAGAGTGGAAAAAGTGAGTATCCTTTGCAGCAGTTTATAGGGCTGAGAGGTCCTAAACTCTCTTTTTATTAA
- a CDS encoding NAD(P)/FAD-dependent oxidoreductase, translating to MGKKTKIVILGAGYGGIRAAQRLSEREDFETVLIDQHPYHYLQTEVYDFIANKIKISDVAIDLFALCAGFGDNVSFLKDFVIDIDFESKKVILLNKKSVSYDFLIIALGAKTAFMDEIEGLKEYSRDIKDLQNALIFKHKFEDELFDRIETEGSLCTRKFNIVVGGAGLSGVEIAAEMACYAKEFYKSHKFVCENLNIYLVSATPTILPGLPEKVVKLAQKRLNKLGIKTIFNAKITKVNKKYVRLSTDAALEHDFLIFTGGVRGVDLVEKLDVEKNRKLQIVTDEYLRVAGKEVEFAIGDIAQIKDTEGNIAPQTADIAEQSAELAVHNIICMVDNKEMKKSDLKSRGMLIALGGKYAIGRSGNFVFSGFSAYIAKQGIFKIYKLPLLKKADEGFSKISK from the coding sequence ATGGGCAAGAAAACAAAAATAGTTATTTTGGGTGCGGGATATGGCGGAATAAGAGCGGCTCAGAGACTGAGTGAGAGAGAAGATTTTGAAACGGTTTTGATTGATCAGCATCCGTACCATTATCTTCAAACGGAAGTGTATGATTTTATTGCCAATAAAATAAAAATTTCTGATGTTGCAATCGATCTGTTTGCACTTTGTGCAGGATTTGGAGATAATGTCTCTTTTTTAAAAGATTTTGTAATAGATATAGACTTTGAGAGCAAAAAAGTTATTTTGTTAAATAAAAAGAGTGTCTCTTATGACTTTCTTATTATTGCACTTGGTGCCAAAACTGCATTTATGGATGAGATTGAAGGGCTTAAAGAGTACTCAAGGGATATTAAAGATTTGCAAAACGCACTTATTTTCAAACATAAATTTGAAGATGAACTTTTTGACAGAATAGAAACTGAAGGTAGTCTTTGTACGAGAAAATTCAATATTGTAGTAGGAGGAGCAGGTCTTAGCGGTGTAGAAATAGCTGCGGAGATGGCATGCTATGCTAAAGAATTTTACAAAAGTCATAAATTTGTGTGTGAAAACCTGAATATCTATCTTGTTAGTGCAACGCCTACTATTTTGCCGGGTCTACCGGAAAAAGTGGTAAAACTCGCACAAAAAAGACTTAATAAACTGGGAATAAAAACGATATTTAACGCCAAAATTACAAAAGTAAATAAAAAATATGTACGTCTCTCCACAGATGCGGCTCTTGAACATGACTTTTTGATATTTACCGGTGGTGTTAGAGGAGTTGATCTTGTCGAAAAGCTGGATGTTGAAAAAAACAGAAAACTGCAGATAGTCACAGATGAGTATCTGAGAGTTGCAGGTAAAGAAGTAGAGTTTGCGATAGGAGATATAGCGCAAATCAAAGATACGGAAGGAAATATTGCTCCTCAGACTGCAGATATCGCAGAACAGTCGGCCGAACTTGCAGTCCATAATATAATCTGTATGGTTGATAATAAAGAGATGAAAAAGTCTGATTTAAAATCAAGAGGTATGCTCATAGCTCTCGGTGGGAAATATGCTATCGGAAGAAGCGGAAATTTTGTATTCAGTGGTTTTAGCGCGTATATTGCAAAACAGGGGATTTTCAAAATATATAAATTACCTCTTTTGAAAAAAGCAGACGAAGGATTTTCAAAAATTTCAAAATGA
- a CDS encoding pyruvate flavodoxin oxidoreductase subunit gamma: MLEIRWHSRAGQGAVTGAKGLADVVANTGKYVQAFAFYGSAKRGAAMTAYNRVDEEPILNHEKFMKPDYVLVIDPGLTYTADITANEKETTKYIITTHLSKEELIKAQPKLEGKDVYVVDCMKISLDTIGRAIPNTPMLGALMKVSGMFELDYFQNAMKKVLSKFPQKIIDANMAAIERAYNEVK; encoded by the coding sequence ATGTTAGAGATAAGATGGCACAGCAGGGCCGGACAGGGAGCCGTTACCGGAGCAAAGGGTTTGGCGGATGTAGTTGCAAATACCGGCAAATATGTACAGGCATTTGCATTTTACGGTTCAGCTAAAAGAGGTGCTGCGATGACGGCATACAACAGAGTTGATGAAGAGCCGATATTGAATCATGAAAAATTTATGAAGCCCGATTATGTTCTTGTTATTGACCCGGGTCTTACATATACAGCAGATATTACAGCAAACGAAAAAGAGACCACAAAATATATAATCACGACTCACCTTTCTAAAGAAGAGCTTATAAAAGCTCAGCCGAAACTTGAAGGAAAAGATGTTTATGTAGTGGATTGTATGAAAATATCTCTTGATACGATTGGAAGAGCGATACCAAATACTCCTATGCTTGGAGCATTGATGAAAGTATCGGGAATGTTTGAGTTGGATTATTTTCAAAATGCAATGAAAAAAGTTTTATCTAAATTTCCGCAGAAAATCATCGATGCTAATATGGCTGCGATAGAGAGAGCATATAACGAAGTCAAATAA
- the luxS gene encoding S-ribosylhomocysteine lyase, which produces MPLLESFMVDHTKMIAPAVRVAKSMNTPCGDTITVFDLRFCKPNQEIMPEKGIHTLEHLFAGFMREHLNSEEVEIIDISPMGCRTGFYMSVIGTPSELDVAQSWEKSMRDIISLKSPDQIPELNIYQCGSCKMHSLEEARKIANHVIQSGIGIMKNEDLVLDLNKIDTHKCDVKIEDIRVIGQ; this is translated from the coding sequence ATGCCTCTGCTTGAAAGTTTTATGGTAGATCACACCAAGATGATAGCCCCTGCAGTAAGAGTGGCAAAGAGTATGAATACGCCCTGCGGTGATACTATAACAGTGTTTGATTTGAGATTTTGCAAACCAAATCAAGAGATAATGCCCGAAAAAGGAATACATACATTAGAGCATCTATTCGCCGGTTTCATGAGAGAACACCTAAACAGCGAAGAGGTTGAGATCATTGATATATCTCCTATGGGCTGCAGAACGGGATTTTATATGAGTGTTATAGGAACACCAAGCGAGCTGGATGTTGCTCAAAGCTGGGAAAAAAGTATGAGAGATATAATCTCTTTGAAAAGCCCAGATCAGATTCCGGAGTTGAATATATATCAGTGTGGAAGCTGTAAAATGCATTCGCTTGAAGAGGCGAGAAAGATAGCAAATCATGTAATTCAAAGCGGCATAGGGATTATGAAAAATGAGGATTTGGTATTGGATTTAAATAAAATCGATACTCATAAATGTGATGTTAAAATTGAAGATATAAGAGTTATTGGCCAGTAA
- a CDS encoding thiamine pyrophosphate-dependent enzyme — protein sequence MTKKIRNLKEFSTSNDRYEGANLMCPGCSHNIIVREVLNATDNPVLIATATGCLEVCTAVYPYTSWDVSWIHIGFENASTAIASAQVMYEVLKRKGRLPESTMRAIEEGREPKFVAFGGDGATYDIGFQWLSGCFERGHDFMYVCLDNEVYANTGGQRSSSTPIGASTTTSPAGNVSYGEKMMKKSMVEIMADHGAPYVAQVAPNKWKDLVKKIQKGFETKGPVYINAMSACTTEWKHAPENTIDVSELGVESCVWPLYEIINERDEHGIIYSTKLNITYRPKNKIPVEEYLAAQPRFKHLFKPENRHIIDLWQKMVDIRWENLQKREEAGV from the coding sequence ATGACTAAAAAGATTAGAAACCTAAAAGAGTTTTCGACTTCCAACGATAGATATGAGGGCGCCAATCTTATGTGTCCCGGATGTTCTCATAACATCATTGTTAGAGAGGTTTTGAATGCTACAGATAATCCGGTGCTGATTGCAACAGCCACAGGATGCCTTGAAGTTTGTACTGCAGTTTATCCGTATACATCATGGGATGTTTCCTGGATTCATATAGGTTTTGAAAACGCTTCTACTGCAATTGCCAGTGCGCAGGTGATGTATGAGGTTTTAAAAAGAAAAGGCAGACTTCCTGAGTCGACCATGAGGGCTATTGAAGAGGGGAGAGAACCTAAATTTGTCGCTTTTGGAGGCGACGGTGCCACATACGATATCGGCTTTCAGTGGCTGAGCGGTTGTTTCGAAAGAGGACACGATTTTATGTATGTGTGTCTTGATAATGAGGTATACGCAAATACTGGTGGACAAAGAAGCTCCTCTACCCCTATAGGTGCCAGTACTACCACAAGTCCCGCCGGAAACGTAAGTTATGGCGAGAAAATGATGAAAAAGTCTATGGTGGAGATTATGGCGGATCACGGTGCACCATATGTAGCGCAGGTAGCACCGAATAAATGGAAAGATCTTGTCAAAAAGATTCAAAAAGGTTTTGAAACAAAGGGACCTGTTTATATAAATGCAATGAGTGCTTGTACCACAGAGTGGAAACATGCGCCGGAGAATACTATTGATGTGAGTGAATTGGGTGTTGAAAGCTGTGTCTGGCCTCTATATGAGATAATAAATGAAAGAGACGAACACGGAATTATATATAGTACTAAATTGAATATCACATACAGACCTAAAAATAAAATACCTGTAGAAGAGTATCTTGCCGCACAGCCAAGATTTAAGCATCTGTTTAAGCCTGAAAACAGACATATTATCGACCTTTGGCAAAAAATGGTCGATATTAGATGGGAAAATCTGCAAAAAAGAGAAGAGGCAGGCGTATAA
- a CDS encoding 4Fe-4S dicluster domain-containing protein: MSSKDIKELGWDELVPGACLFSFTEPVENVVDLTMDERPYAPTNSHEASVGDWRVEKPVYNRDLCIDCQFCWIFCPDISIISRDKKMIGIDYDHCKGCGICVEVCPTNPKSLLMFPEQTDNEEALASWPEKEKK, from the coding sequence ATGAGTAGCAAAGATATAAAAGAACTGGGGTGGGATGAGCTGGTTCCGGGAGCTTGCCTGTTCTCTTTTACAGAGCCTGTTGAAAATGTTGTAGATCTTACTATGGATGAGAGACCTTATGCACCTACAAATTCCCATGAGGCTAGTGTTGGAGACTGGAGAGTAGAAAAACCGGTTTACAACAGAGATCTATGTATCGATTGTCAATTTTGCTGGATATTCTGCCCCGATATCTCTATTATAAGCAGGGATAAAAAGATGATAGGTATCGATTATGATCACTGTAAAGGGTGCGGTATATGTGTAGAAGTTTGTCCGACAAATCCTAAATCTCTATTGATGTTTCCGGAACAGACGGACAATGAAGAGGCTTTGGCTAGTTGGCCAGAAAAAGAGAAAAAATAA
- a CDS encoding HAD family hydrolase, with protein sequence MKKITILFDLDGTLIDSTDAILESFAYAFGKFDVKVPQKEKILSLIGHPLDFMFLHLGVAEEMVQNYVDAYKERYRVISKEKTSLLFGAREAVELASSFATLGVVTTKTAKYSAELLEHMKIMHFFEVLIGREDVIHPKPHPEPILKAMHKIDARKEHTWMIGDTCLDIKSANDATISSIAVLCGYGNERELRRCSKYVKEGVLEAVELIRKVENTDLFK encoded by the coding sequence TTGAAAAAAATTACAATCTTATTTGATTTAGACGGTACGTTGATTGATTCAACTGATGCCATATTGGAGAGTTTTGCTTATGCTTTCGGCAAATTTGATGTAAAAGTTCCCCAAAAAGAGAAGATCCTCTCTCTGATAGGGCATCCGCTTGACTTTATGTTTTTACATCTCGGAGTTGCCGAAGAGATGGTGCAAAATTATGTAGATGCCTACAAAGAACGCTATAGAGTTATATCTAAAGAAAAGACTTCCCTGCTTTTTGGGGCAAGAGAGGCTGTCGAACTCGCCTCTTCCTTTGCAACTTTAGGCGTAGTTACAACAAAAACCGCAAAATATTCGGCAGAGCTTCTGGAGCATATGAAAATTATGCATTTTTTTGAAGTCCTCATCGGCAGAGAAGATGTTATACATCCAAAACCTCACCCCGAACCTATACTTAAAGCGATGCATAAAATAGATGCCCGAAAAGAGCATACCTGGATGATAGGAGATACCTGCCTTGACATAAAGTCGGCAAATGATGCTACTATAAGTAGCATTGCCGTTCTTTGCGGATACGGAAATGAAAGAGAGCTAAGAAGGTGCTCAAAATATGTAAAAGAAGGCGTTTTAGAAGCTGTGGAATTGATACGTAAAGTCGAAAATACAGACCTTTTTAAATAG
- a CDS encoding peptide-binding protein, protein MRLFIFFLSVTVYIFASTLHLSISASPSRINPILATDSASSTIASHIFNGLVKYDKNGNVTGDLAKSFYFENDRTLIFKLRDNVYWHDGEKFSAKDVVFTYKTIISPKVFTPYASEFRFVESVEAIDDLTIKVVYKKPYFKALETWMMGILPEHVLRDEKDLMTSSFNQKPIGTGPYKLKNFSVSSDIELVANEEYFEHKPYIDKIVYHFIPDPSTQFLMLKSHKLDVGGLSPLQYERQIDEKFKEYYKIVEQISHGYTYLGFNLKKEKFKDKRVREALSLAIDRKELVDILFFSHGRVCTGPFLPGTFAYNDNIKPLKPDLKRAKMLLIEAGYDEKHPLTFEIATNSNNSIRLYAAQIIQYQLAKIGVKVKIKAMEWQAFLNTVVHPRNFETILLGWSLGLTPDAYPLWHSDSDKPGGFNLVGYKNEEVDRLISEAESIIDRKKLGEVYKKIFKLIADDKPYLFLYIPNSITVVNRKITPIEPSIVGIFHNEIDWIKP, encoded by the coding sequence CCATATCTTCAACGGTCTTGTAAAGTATGACAAAAACGGCAATGTTACAGGTGATCTTGCAAAGAGTTTCTATTTCGAAAACGACAGAACTCTTATTTTCAAACTAAGAGACAATGTCTACTGGCATGACGGAGAGAAGTTCAGTGCAAAAGATGTTGTTTTTACCTATAAAACAATAATATCTCCCAAAGTATTTACCCCTTATGCAAGCGAATTCAGATTTGTAGAGAGTGTGGAAGCGATTGATGATTTGACAATCAAGGTTGTATATAAAAAACCCTATTTTAAAGCTTTGGAAACCTGGATGATGGGAATTTTGCCTGAGCATGTTTTGAGAGATGAAAAAGATCTTATGACAAGCAGTTTTAACCAAAAACCTATAGGGACCGGGCCGTATAAACTTAAAAACTTTTCCGTATCTTCCGATATAGAACTTGTGGCAAACGAAGAGTATTTTGAACACAAACCATATATAGATAAGATAGTTTACCATTTTATACCAGACCCCTCGACACAGTTTCTTATGCTCAAATCGCACAAATTGGATGTGGGAGGACTATCTCCGCTACAGTATGAGAGACAGATAGACGAAAAATTCAAGGAGTATTATAAAATTGTAGAGCAGATAAGTCATGGATATACCTATCTGGGATTCAATCTGAAAAAAGAGAAATTCAAAGATAAAAGAGTGCGTGAAGCGTTGAGTCTTGCAATAGACAGAAAAGAGTTGGTGGATATTCTTTTCTTTTCACACGGTCGTGTCTGTACGGGCCCTTTTCTGCCGGGAACATTTGCCTATAATGATAATATAAAACCTTTGAAGCCGGATCTGAAAAGAGCGAAAATGCTTTTAATAGAGGCAGGATACGATGAAAAGCATCCGTTAACATTTGAGATAGCAACAAATTCAAACAACTCCATAAGACTCTATGCAGCGCAGATTATTCAGTATCAGCTGGCAAAAATAGGTGTGAAAGTAAAGATAAAAGCTATGGAGTGGCAGGCGTTTTTGAATACTGTGGTTCATCCGAGAAATTTTGAGACGATTCTGCTTGGCTGGAGTCTGGGACTTACTCCGGATGCCTATCCTTTGTGGCACAGCGATTCAGATAAGCCTGGAGGATTCAATCTGGTAGGATATAAAAACGAAGAAGTCGACCGACTGATAAGCGAAGCTGAGAGTATAATAGACAGAAAAAAGCTTGGAGAAGTATATAAAAAAATATTTAAACTCATAGCCGACGATAAACCGTATCTCTTTTTGTACATTCCTAACTCTATAACTGTTGTCAACAGAAAAATAACACCGATTGAACCTTCTATAGTAGGAATATTCCATAATGAGATAGATTGGATTAAGCCTTGA